The Bacteroides sp. AN502(2024) DNA segment CTTCCCAAGTCAAATTGCCTGATACCGGTGCCGAGATAGAGGCGGATGATGGTAATTTCCCACCGAACAGATAAGACTGCGTATTGATGTTGACGGTGCGGATGTAGTCGTAATATCCCACTTGTTGATTGCCGAGGTTACCATAAGAGTATCTGAATTTCAGATTGCTCAGCCATGATTTGGTGGGAGCCATAAATGATTCTTCCGAGAGTCTCCATCCCACTGAAGCCGATGGAAAGAATCCCCAACGGTCTTTTGAACTGAAACGTGAACTTCCATCGTAGCGTCCGCTAAGTTCCAGCAGGTATTTTCCGGCATAGTCGTAGTTGATACGTCCGAAATAACCTGCCAAGGCATATTCGTTTTGTCCGCCTTTTACTTCCATGCGGCGTTCTCCTTCGCTGTCTTCTCCTATGAGGTTGAAGTCATTCAGTGTTTCTGACATCAGGTTGTAGCCGTAAGAGCTGGTGTATTTCATATATTTAGTTTCGTAGTTGAATCCGGCTGTCACTTTGTAATTATGCTTTTGCAGGAAGCTGCCACTGTAAGTAGCATACAAGTTGGTAGCCAGATAATGTTCATAGTCCGTTTCTTCTTTCAAGCGGTTTTCCATATACAACGAAGGTTCATCAAGAATTTCCACCTCACCGGGATATTGTGAATATTCGGTAGGGACATAGCGGTTCATGATACGTCTATTATTAACGTTGTAAGTGAAGTTCCCTTTCAGTTCCAGTCCTTTGATGGGGGTAATAGTCAATTCGGTGGTGGTGCTGAAGTCGTCCGTGCGGTCGCCGCTTGTATGCTTGCCTTTGTCGCGTAGAGCAAGCAGACCGTTCATGACCCGATAACCGTTGAATGCATGGGATACGATGCTGGTCCCATCCGGATTCTGTGTCGGGAAGCAGGCAAGGCCATGTGTTTGGCTGGTATCGAAATACCAGTTGCTTCCTCCACCGTTCGGGAAGGTATATTTGGAATGAAAGAAAGCTGTATTGTTGCTGATATTTACATAATCATTTACATCAAATGATATTTTGGAACGAAAATTCGTCTTATTGAATTTGTCCGTATTCTTTTTAATCATACCTTCTTCCTGATTATAGCCGCCGGACAAGAAGTATTTCATTTTTTTAGTGCCACCGGAGATAGAAATATCGTGGTTCATTAACGGTTTGTTCTCTTGGAAGAGATGATGCCAAAAATCCGTGTTGGCATAATAATGATAAGTGGGGCGTCCGTTACGGTTTTTCACTACTGTCCATGGGCGGGATGGATCTTCGGTCTTGTCGTTTCTTCTCAACCACAGTTCCAGCATGTCATCTTCTGTGTAGTTCATATAGTTTACCCCTGTGTAAGCATTCCAAAATACATTGGCTGTCAATACTGAGTAGTAACCCCGTGTTTCATAATCAACCGATACTGTGGGCTTTGTCCATCCGAAACGTCCGTTATAGGATACTCTGACCTTGCCTTCATCTCCATCTTTGGTAGTAACTAAAACGACACCGAACGAAGCACGTGCGCCGTAGATGGCAGCCGAAGAAGCATCTTTGATGATAGAGATGGATTCGATGTCGGCTGGGTTCACACGATACAAGTCTCCTTCCACTCCGTCAATCAGCACTAATGGACTACCGCCATTGATGGAGTTGGTACCACGAATGTTGATGCTGGCACCATTGCCCGGATTACCGGAAGAGGTTGTGATATTTAGCCCCGGCACTTTGCCTTGCAACATGTGTGTGGCGGTGGATGCCGGACGGTCAATCAGATCTTTGCTGGAAACGGTAGATATGGCACCGGTCAGATTGACACGCTTCTGTGTGCCATATCCAACAACAACAACCTCTTCGAGCGTTTTGCTGTCTTCTGTCAGGGTGATATTCAAGAACGATTTTCCTGTTACAGAAATCGTCTTGGTGATCATTCCGACGTATGAAACGTTCAGATGAGCACCAGGGTGCACTTTGATGGAGAATTTCCCGTCAATGTCGGAAATCACTCCGTTGTTGGTGCCTTCTTCTTTGACGGTGGCTCCGATGATAGGCTCACCGTTTAGGTCGGTGATTGCCCCTTCTACGGTTTTTATAGATGATTTTTGCGGAGTGTTTCCCTTTTTTACGGTCAGCACGATATTGTTTCCGTTTAGGCTATAAGAAACCTGTGTACCTGCAAATAAGGTATTCAGTACTTGTGAAACCGGCTTGTTGTTTACTTTTAACGTAACTTTGCGCTTTACGTCGATTTGCGCTTTGTCATAGACGAAC contains these protein-coding regions:
- a CDS encoding TonB-dependent receptor, with the translated sequence MNKKITLLCGIMFFILNMTVFAQNKTVTLHEEQSSIQTILSKIEKQTKYLFVYDKAQIDVKRKVTLKVNNKPVSQVLNTLFAGTQVSYSLNGNNIVLTVKKGNTPQKSSIKTVEGAITDLNGEPIIGATVKEEGTNNGVISDIDGKFSIKVHPGAHLNVSYVGMITKTISVTGKSFLNITLTEDSKTLEEVVVVGYGTQKRVNLTGAISTVSSKDLIDRPASTATHMLQGKVPGLNITTSSGNPGNGASINIRGTNSINGGSPLVLIDGVEGDLYRVNPADIESISIIKDASSAAIYGARASFGVVLVTTKDGDEGKVRVSYNGRFGWTKPTVSVDYETRGYYSVLTANVFWNAYTGVNYMNYTEDDMLELWLRRNDKTEDPSRPWTVVKNRNGRPTYHYYANTDFWHHLFQENKPLMNHDISISGGTKKMKYFLSGGYNQEEGMIKKNTDKFNKTNFRSKISFDVNDYVNISNNTAFFHSKYTFPNGGGSNWYFDTSQTHGLACFPTQNPDGTSIVSHAFNGYRVMNGLLALRDKGKHTSGDRTDDFSTTTELTITPIKGLELKGNFTYNVNNRRIMNRYVPTEYSQYPGEVEILDEPSLYMENRLKEETDYEHYLATNLYATYSGSFLQKHNYKVTAGFNYETKYMKYTSSYGYNLMSETLNDFNLIGEDSEGERRMEVKGGQNEYALAGYFGRINYDYAGKYLLELSGRYDGSSRFSSKDRWGFFPSASVGWRLSEESFMAPTKSWLSNLKFRYSYGNLGNQQVGYYDYIRTVNINTQSYLFGGKLPSSASISAPVSGNLTWEVVEHHNLGLDASFLNNRLNFTGEYYIRNTKDMLTAGISLPAVYGTSSPKMNSADMQTKGYELSLGWQDMFKLAGKPFAYQINLTFNDYISKITKFNNPEKAFAKKYYEGMRIGEIWGYHIDGMFATDEEAANYKVDQRRVNDIINSSSGSLKGLHAGDLRFADLDGDDIISTGEDTVDDPGDRRIIGNSEPRYQYGANMAFQWCGFDFSIFFQGIGRMDWYPASEAELFWGPFNRPYATFLPKNFLEQCWSEDNPDAYFPRPRAYVAFDNLSNQNRELTAANDRYLQNIGYCRLKNLTIGYSLPKQWTQKIGIDLLRVYFSGENLAYWSGIKTDYIDPEQARRGGDLKVYPWQKTFTFGINVNF